GGAGAAGGAAGCTCAGTAATTTTTGGTTTGGAATATATTGATAATGATGCTAAAAGAGATAGCTTAATGAATATGCCTCCAATGATGAATAACATAAAGACTATAAATGATTTAAATAAAAAGACATACAGTGGATTTGTAATGAATAACTATGTATGGAATAATTTTGAATTTGCTCAAGGAATTAGATATGAAAAAGCAGATTATGATGTTAATAAATATGGTTCAAGAATAAAAAATGGAGCACTACAACAAGATCCAAGCATTTCAATGACTACAGATGAAGATAATTTTGCTTATGAATTATCTGCTAACTATCTTTATTCAGATACTGGAAAAACATATATCAGATATGAAAGAGGATTTACTTCTCCACCACCAGCTTTATTAACAAATAAATCTCCAGAAAAAGGATATTATTTAAATGATTTAAAATCTGAAAAATATGATAACTTTGAAATTGGAGTATCAGACTATATAGGATTTACAAGTTTAAATGCCTCAGTATTCTATACAATCACTAAAGATGAGATAACTAGTGAAACTGAGGGAATGATGGGAGGAAGTACAGTAATAGATAACTACAACTTAGGAAAAACAGAAAGAATTGGATTTGAATTAAAAGCTGAACAATATCTTGGAAAACTTACTTTATCCCAATCTTATGCATATATTAATGCAAAAATTAAAGATGGAGAAGTAAAAGATGTTGATGTATCTGGAAATAGAGTAGCAAATGTACCAAGAAATAAATTTAATATTGGAGCTAACTATAGATTTACTGATAACTTCAATTTAGGTGCAGAAGTAGTATATGTAGATGATGTATATTTAAATAACCAAAACTTGGGAGGAAAAACTAACTCTCATACTGTAGCAAATATCAGAGCGAACTATAACTTTAACTTTGGTTTAAGTTTATATGCTGGAATCAACAACTTGTTTAATGAAAAATATTATGAAGATGTAGACTATACATCAGCTTCAACATCAATGGGAGTAACAACACCAGCATACTATTCATACGACCCAGCAGCAGAAAGAAACTACTATGTAGGATTCAGATATAGTTTATAAAATAAAATTGTGAGGAATAAAAATGGAAAAAGTTTTATCATTATTGTTAATAATAGGAACTTTGGCAGCAGGAATACTCTCTATACCTTTAGGGAGTGTTCCAATTCCTCTGGAATATATATTTAATCCAGAGAAAGCTCCTGAATATATAAAAATTATAATCTTTAATTTAAGACTGCCTAGAATAATGATGTCAATTCTTGTGGGAATGATGCTTTCTTCCAGCGGAGTAGTAGTACAGACAGTATTTCAAAATCCATTAGCTGATCCATATATTATTGGAATAGCAGCAAGTGCTACATTTGGAGCAGTTATAGCTTTTGTTTTTAATCTACCTGACTATATGTATGGAGTTATTGCATTTTTTATTTGCCTGTCAAGCACACTTCTCATCTTCAAAATGGCGAAAAAAGGTAATAAGGTCAATGTAGCTACTCTTCTTATAGTGGGAATAGCAGTATCTTCATTCTTAGGGGCATTTACATCTTTTGCCATGTATCTGATAGGAGAAGATTCTTTCAAAATAACTATGTGGATGA
This genomic window from Fusobacterium sp. contains:
- a CDS encoding TonB-dependent receptor: MSKKSIGLIWAALAVAAYGQQEVDLGKSVVYSTTGFETEMRKTASNPSIVTAKEIEEKNYKTVDEILADIPSVNIVKQGKDSIIDLRGQGDKAKQNVQILVDGVQMNSLDTSMTATPINTISPDSIERIEVLPGGGSVLYGSGTSGGIVNIITKKGTGRKATVGFDHREYGSNKTNVAVGESFGNFDVNLAYTKNNAKGYRDYDKSDSDYFQGDIRYRISDTQDIGFKYSKYKADETYPDMLTREKINADREQSGLVSGEHSKTKTDKDEYILTYNNKLSEKLDLNLVLFSQETEMKIDSRTSYSGLWMTQNALFKDEKQGIKTKMRYSYGEGSSVIFGLEYIDNDAKRDSLMNMPPMMNNIKTINDLNKKTYSGFVMNNYVWNNFEFAQGIRYEKADYDVNKYGSRIKNGALQQDPSISMTTDEDNFAYELSANYLYSDTGKTYIRYERGFTSPPPALLTNKSPEKGYYLNDLKSEKYDNFEIGVSDYIGFTSLNASVFYTITKDEITSETEGMMGGSTVIDNYNLGKTERIGFELKAEQYLGKLTLSQSYAYINAKIKDGEVKDVDVSGNRVANVPRNKFNIGANYRFTDNFNLGAEVVYVDDVYLNNQNLGGKTNSHTVANIRANYNFNFGLSLYAGINNLFNEKYYEDVDYTSASTSMGVTTPAYYSYDPAAERNYYVGFRYSL
- a CDS encoding iron ABC transporter permease; translation: MEKVLSLLLIIGTLAAGILSIPLGSVPIPLEYIFNPEKAPEYIKIIIFNLRLPRIMMSILVGMMLSSSGVVVQTVFQNPLADPYIIGIAASATFGAVIAFVFNLPDYMYGVIAFFICLSSTLLIFKMAKKGNKVNVATLLIVGIAVSSFLGAFTSFAMYLIGEDSFKITMWMMGYLGNATWNRVIFLAIPLVFSVSYFYLKRNQLDALLSGDEEAHSLGIDVNRLKVRTLTVAALVVAFSVAFSGMIGFVGLIVPHTMRMLLGPSNSKLLPSTILAGGFFLLICDTFGRLVLAPTEVPIGVITAFFGAPFFLYLALRNKRRDF